TCGCGCTCGTCCGCAACCCGGACATCCTGGCGAGTCTCGCCGACCTGGCGCCCCAGGCGGTGCGCGTGGGATTCGCCGCCGAGACCGGGAACCTCGAACAAGAGGGACCGGTCAAGCTGCAAGCGAAGCGGGCACGTCTCCTCGTCGCCAACGATGTCTCCCGCCCGGATATCGGCTTCGGGAGCGAGAGCAACGAAGTGACCATCTTCCGCGCAAGTGGCTCGCCGATCCGAGTCCCGCGTCGGTCCAAGGCGGAAGTGGCTCGCGTCATTCTCGATCTCGTGAACCAGGAACTGGCACCCCGTGAAGACTCCCCTCGAACCGGCGCTGGCTGACTGGATCGGCTACCTGGCCGACATCGGCTACGGTGACCTTCGCCGGGCGGGCCCCGCAGGGGCGGCCGCTCCTGCGGAGCGCCAATCGTCAAGTGACGTGGCGCCGCAGCCCTCCGATGGGTCAACTCGCGGCTCACGATCGGCGGTGAGCGAGCCGGACGGAGAGGGAAAGCGTGCAGACGCTCTCCGCGTCCTCGGTGAGAAGGCGGCGGGATGCGTGGCCTGCCGCCTGGCTTCCCAGCGCGGGCGAGTGGTCTTCGGATCGGGGCCGTCCTCGGCTCGACTCATGCTCGTCGGCGAGGGGCCCGGGGCGGAAGAGGACCGCCAGGGGTTGCCGTTCGTCGGCCGGGCAGGGGAGTTGCTGACGCGGATCCTCGCTGCGATCGACGAGCGCCGCGATGAGGTCTACATCGCCAACATCGTGAAGTGCCGACCTCCGGCGAATCGCGAGCCGGAAGCCGACGAGGTCGAAGCCTGCATCGGCTTTCTCGAACGTCAGATCGATCTCGTCAAGCCGCGGGTCATCGTCTGCCTCGGTCGCATCTCGGCCCAGACGCTCCTCGGCAACGCCATGCCGATCGGCCGGATGCGAGGCAACTGGTACAACGTGCGCGGGATCGAGACCATGGTGACCTACCATCCGGCGGCGCTCCTGAGGAATCCGTCCCTCAAGCGTCCGACCTGGGAGGACATGCAGAAGGTCCGCGATCGCCTTCGCGAGCTGAACTGACCCGACGCCGCCAGGGCGTCACTCGAGGCGGTGAACCGTGGAGCGAGGTTTTCGGATCGAAATCGCTGCTGCCGAGCCGAAGGGTTGCGACCGGCTCGTCGCCTTCACCTTCGAGGACCGCGAGTCCCATTTCCCGGCCGGGGTGCATGCCCGCTTCACCGAGCTCGCTCGGACGAGAGGATCGCGTGGCGTCGCTGGCGAACGCCTCGAGACGTCCGATCCACTGGGCGAAGGCCGGGTGCTCGAATTGCGCGGGCTGGGTCCCTCTCCAGCCCTGAAGCTCGAGACGCTCTGCGCGGCGGTGACGCGCGCGGCGCGCGACGGCGCCGCTGCCGGATCTGCCCGACTCGGCGTGCTGCTTCCGGACTCGGAGCTCCTGCGCCAGCCAGCTCATGCGGAAAGGATGCTCCGCGAGCTCGCGCTCGCAAGCTATCGCTTCGATCGCTTCCGCACTTCGGCAGATCCGGAGGCGAGGTCGCCGATGCGGATCGATGTCGTGCCTCCGACCGGGGACCTTCGAGGCTGGCGATCTGCCCTCCGCCGCGCAGCGATCGTCGGTCGAGCGACGCGCGCTGCTCGGGATCTCGCGAACACGCCGCCGAACGAGGCGACGCCGGACTGGATGGCATCGCGGGTCCGCGACCTCGGTCGTCGAATCGGGGCGAAGGTGACCGTGCTCGGCGAGCGCGAGCTGGCGCGTCGCGGGATGGGCGGCATCCTGGCGGTCGGACGCGGGTCATCGAACCCGCCTCGCATGGTTCGGCTGGAGTGGGGCCGAGGACCGCAGACGATCGCGCTCGTCGGCAAGGGGGTGACCTTCGACAGCGGCGGGTTGTCGATCAAGCCGGCAGCCGCCATGGACGAGATGAAGTGGGACAAGTGCGGCGCATGCGCCGTCTTCGGCGCGCTCCAGGCCGCCGCAGAGCTCTCGCTGCCCCTGCGCCTCCGCGCCTACCTGCCCTTTGCCGAGAACATGCTGGGGGGAGCCGCCTACCGCCCGGGCGACATCGTGACCTGCGGCAATGGCAAGACCGTCGAGATCCTGAACACGGACGCCGAAGGAAGGATGATCCTCGCCGATGCCATGGCCTGGGCGGCGAGTGACCGTGCCGACGCGCTCGTCGAACTCTCGACACTGACCGGCGCTTGCGTCGTCGCGCTCGGGCAGAACATCGCGGGGCTTTTCACTCCCGACGATCCCTTGGCCGAAGAGCTGACGGACGCGGCGAACGCTACCGGGGAACGGATCTGGAGGTTGCCGCTGGGAGCCGAGTTCCTCGAGGAGATGCGGGGGGCCCACGCGGACCTGCGCAACTCCGGCGGTCGATGGGGTGGCGCGAGCAACGCCGCCGCGTTTCTTTCCCAATTCGTCGAACCTGTTTCCCGCTGGGCGCACCTCGACATCGCCGGACCGGCCTACGTCGGCGGGGAGGATCGGGTGCGTCGGGGCGCCACCGGGTTCGGCGTGGCTCTGGTCGTCGAATGGCTCTCGCGGATCGCCGAGGGCACGGCCCGCCGTCGTCCGGCCCGAGCCTGATGAACGAGCTCTCCGTCGACGCCTTGCGTCTCGGCTTCTCGGCCGGCGGAGGGCGACGGACGGAGGTCCTCCGGGGCGTATCGCTCCACCTTTCCTCGGGCGAAGCGGTCGGTCTGGTGGGCGAGTCCGGCTCGGGAAAGAGCCTGCTCGCTCGCGCCATCCTCGGGTTGCTCCCTCGTCACGCCTCGATTGGAGCCGGACGGATCCTCCTCGATGGCACCGATCTCCTCGCCGAAGCGGCGGGAGCTCATCGGCAGGTCCGGGGAAGCCGCCTCGGACTGGTTCTCCAGGAGCCAGCAGGAGCGCTGAACCCGGTGCTCTCCGTCGGCAGTCAGCTCGTCGAGGTGCTGCGGGCCCATCACCCACTCGGGAGGCGGGCCGCCGCAGCCGCGGCGGCAGAGCTCATCGAGATGGTTGCGCTCGCCAGGGGGGCGGAGGTCCTGGCCGCCTATCCCCACGAGCTCTCGGGCGGTCAACGGCAGCGAGTGCTGCTCGCCCTCGCGCTCGCAGCTCGCCCCCAGTTTCTGCTTGCCGACGAGCCAACGACCGCACTCGACTCGACGGTTCAACTGCGGATCCTCGGACTCCTCGATCGCCTGCGGCGCGAGCTCACCCTCGGGCTTCTCCTCATCACCCACGATCTGGCAGCCGTCGCTGCCATTTGCGCTCGCGCCTACGTCCTTTACGCGGGTGAGGTCGTCGAGGAGGGTCCGCTCTCCGACCTGTTCGCCACCCCTCGCCACCCGTACACGGCCGGACTGGTGGCCGCCCAACCTCGAGTTGGCCAGCGGCACCCTCGAGGGGGCCTTCCGACGATCGGGGGCCAGGTTCCGGAGCCTTCGGCGCTTCCACCGGGATGCCCCTTCCATCCGCGTTGTCCGAGGGTGCTGCCGCGCTGTTCGTTCGAACGGGCGCCCTGGGTCGTGACCGGAACGGACCGGGGCGCTCGCTGCCACCTCCTCGTCTCGGCGGGGGAGCCATGACGCCGTTGCTCGAGGCCACCGGGCTCACCCGGTCCTTCCCGTCTCGGCTCGGCAACACCGGCCAGTCGACGCTGGCGCTTGCCGGGGTGGATCTCGTGCTGGAGCGTGGCGAAACTCTGGCCGTGGTCGGGGAGTCAGGCTGTGGCAAGACCACCCTCGGTCGTTGCCTGCTGCGCCTTCTCGAGCCCGACGCCGGATCGGTGCGGTTCGACGGGGTCGACATCCTGTCGCTCGGAGACCGCGAGCTGCGACGGCTGCGGCGCCGGATGCAGATGGTCTTCCAGGACCCGATGGGGTCGCTCGATCCGAGGATGCGGATTGGTGAGGTGTTGGCCGAGCCGATGGCGGCCCACCGTCTCGCCGGGCCCGAGGAACGGCGGTTGGCCGTCGCTCGCCTCGTCGAACGGGTCGGCCTGTCTGCAGACACTGTTCGGCGACTCCCCCACGAATTCTCCGGCGGGCAGCGTCAGCGGATCGCCATCGCGCGGGCACTGGCCACGGACCCGGATCTCCTGGTGGCCGACGAACCGGTCTCGTCGCTCGACGTGTCGGTCCGGGCGCAGATCGTCAACCTCCTGGCCGGGATCCAAGGCGAACGCGGCCTCGCGATGCTGTTCATCGCCCACGACCTGGCGCTCGTCGAGCATCTCGCCGACCGGGTGGCGGTGATGTACCGTGGCCGGATCGTCGAGACGGCGTCGACCTCTCGGCTCTTCGCCGCCCCGAGACATCCCTACACCGTCGAGCTGCTCTCAGCCTCGACCGCGACGGCTGCCGCCTTGGCCGAATCGCGGCAGCTTCCTCCGGAGCCTGCAGAGTCCGTGGGTGCGGGGCAGCGGGACGCCGGTTGTCCGTTTCGCCTCCGCTGTCTCGGAGCTGGCGAACGCTGCGCTGCCGAGCGCCCGGAGCTCGTGACCGCCGATTCGGGACATCGAGTGGCGTGCCACTTTCCGGGTAGCATTCCCTTCGAGCCGGAATCGGCGGCCCCGCAGCGGAACTTTTCTCCACCGGGTGCGTAGGTTCAGATGAATAGGCGCTGGGCGCCAGCAGGAGCTTTCCAATCGATGAGGATCCCACGGATGAATCCGAAACTTCGTGCGTCGCAGTCGGCCGGGAGCGGGAGGACCGCTCTGATCGTCGCCGCGGTTCTCGCCCTCGGGGCGTGGTCGGTCGAGGCGGCCCAAGAGACCGTGCAGGTCTCGAGCAACCTGGCTCGGAGCACCACCGCTCCGGAGCTGCAAGCCGTCGAAGGAAAGGTCAAGCTTCGCCTCGATGACGCCATCTCGATCGCACTCGAGCGCAACCTGTCGCTGCAGGTGCAGCGCTACGACCGGGAACGGAGCCGGCTCGGAATCGAGCAGGCTCTGGGGATGTACGATTTCTCGCTGACATCGTCGGCGCAGGCGTCCAGCGACACCAGCCCTGCCGCTTCGAATCTCGATGGCGCCGAGGTCCAGAAGAGCGATCGACTCGGGCTGCAGCTCGGCCTTTCGCGCCTCGTACCGACCGGCGGCGTCGCCGACGTGGCCTGGTCGAATAGTCGGCTGAAGACGAATTCGAGCTTCGCGCTGGTCAATCCGTCCTACAACTCCGGACTTGACTTCACCTT
This genomic window from Holophagales bacterium contains:
- a CDS encoding uracil-DNA glycosylase, whose amino-acid sequence is MACRLASQRGRVVFGSGPSSARLMLVGEGPGAEEDRQGLPFVGRAGELLTRILAAIDERRDEVYIANIVKCRPPANREPEADEVEACIGFLERQIDLVKPRVIVCLGRISAQTLLGNAMPIGRMRGNWYNVRGIETMVTYHPAALLRNPSLKRPTWEDMQKVRDRLRELN
- a CDS encoding leucyl aminopeptidase family protein gives rise to the protein MERGFRIEIAAAEPKGCDRLVAFTFEDRESHFPAGVHARFTELARTRGSRGVAGERLETSDPLGEGRVLELRGLGPSPALKLETLCAAVTRAARDGAAAGSARLGVLLPDSELLRQPAHAERMLRELALASYRFDRFRTSADPEARSPMRIDVVPPTGDLRGWRSALRRAAIVGRATRAARDLANTPPNEATPDWMASRVRDLGRRIGAKVTVLGERELARRGMGGILAVGRGSSNPPRMVRLEWGRGPQTIALVGKGVTFDSGGLSIKPAAAMDEMKWDKCGACAVFGALQAAAELSLPLRLRAYLPFAENMLGGAAYRPGDIVTCGNGKTVEILNTDAEGRMILADAMAWAASDRADALVELSTLTGACVVALGQNIAGLFTPDDPLAEELTDAANATGERIWRLPLGAEFLEEMRGAHADLRNSGGRWGGASNAAAFLSQFVEPVSRWAHLDIAGPAYVGGEDRVRRGATGFGVALVVEWLSRIAEGTARRRPARA
- a CDS encoding ABC transporter ATP-binding protein, whose amino-acid sequence is MNELSVDALRLGFSAGGGRRTEVLRGVSLHLSSGEAVGLVGESGSGKSLLARAILGLLPRHASIGAGRILLDGTDLLAEAAGAHRQVRGSRLGLVLQEPAGALNPVLSVGSQLVEVLRAHHPLGRRAAAAAAAELIEMVALARGAEVLAAYPHELSGGQRQRVLLALALAARPQFLLADEPTTALDSTVQLRILGLLDRLRRELTLGLLLITHDLAAVAAICARAYVLYAGEVVEEGPLSDLFATPRHPYTAGLVAAQPRVGQRHPRGGLPTIGGQVPEPSALPPGCPFHPRCPRVLPRCSFERAPWVVTGTDRGARCHLLVSAGEP
- a CDS encoding ABC transporter ATP-binding protein, whose amino-acid sequence is MTPLLEATGLTRSFPSRLGNTGQSTLALAGVDLVLERGETLAVVGESGCGKTTLGRCLLRLLEPDAGSVRFDGVDILSLGDRELRRLRRRMQMVFQDPMGSLDPRMRIGEVLAEPMAAHRLAGPEERRLAVARLVERVGLSADTVRRLPHEFSGGQRQRIAIARALATDPDLLVADEPVSSLDVSVRAQIVNLLAGIQGERGLAMLFIAHDLALVEHLADRVAVMYRGRIVETASTSRLFAAPRHPYTVELLSASTATAAALAESRQLPPEPAESVGAGQRDAGCPFRLRCLGAGERCAAERPELVTADSGHRVACHFPGSIPFEPESAAPQRNFSPPGA